From the Cyclopterus lumpus isolate fCycLum1 chromosome 25, fCycLum1.pri, whole genome shotgun sequence genome, one window contains:
- the LOC117728130 gene encoding uncharacterized protein LOC117728130 isoform X1, producing MSTGPVSQRGATHTGMEGQSKYLLLQVWCGMLTVAMLVMAALLISIKPRSTEEEVSTPKPVNVIPTVNSIVAPLQSIGSSLSYIQLTKTLGKPSWQSPTPGCPSCSLDLRNNSIHCSKSSLYFIYAQVAFSNLEKSHTKSVILKKNQTFGRALKILVEGTFPPTTKGSVWVASVVSLSDGDTVSLDIKGDFLTHSWSTFWGAYELH from the exons ATGTCAACCGGACCTGTCTCTCAAAGAGGAGCAACACACACTGG AATGGAGGGACAATCAAAgtacctgctgctgcaggtgtGGTGTGGCATGCTCACTGTGGCCATGCTGGTTATGGCTGCCCTTCTCATTTCAATCAAACCAAGGTCAACTGAG GAAGAAGTCTCAACACCGAAGCCAGTCAATGTCATCCCAACAG TCAACAGTATTGTGGCTCCCTTACAGTCAATAG GATCCTCTCTCTCATACATCCAGCTAACCAAGA CTCTGGGGAAACCCTCTTGGCAAAGCCCAACCCCCGGATGTCCCTCCTGCTCCCTGGACCTGCGCAACAACTCCATCCACTGCAGCAAGAGCAGCCTCTACTTCATCTACGCCCAGGTCGCCTTCAGCAACCTTGAGAAAAGTCACACCAAGTCGGTGATTTTGAAAAAGAATCAAACATTTGGGAGAGCCCTTAAGATCCTGGTGGAGGGGACCTTCCCACCCACAACAAAGGGCTCTGTGTGGGTGGCCAGTGTTGTCAGCCTCTCAGACGGAGACACTGTCAGCTTAGACATCAAGGGTGATTTTCTAACACACAGTTGGTCCACATTCTGGGGCGCCTATGAGCTTCATTAG
- the LOC117728130 gene encoding uncharacterized protein LOC117728130 isoform X2, translating into MSTGPVSQRGATHTGMEGQSKYLLLQVWCGMLTVAMLVMAALLISIKPRSTEEEVSTPKPVNVIPTVNSIVAPLQSIALGKPSWQSPTPGCPSCSLDLRNNSIHCSKSSLYFIYAQVAFSNLEKSHTKSVILKKNQTFGRALKILVEGTFPPTTKGSVWVASVVSLSDGDTVSLDIKGDFLTHSWSTFWGAYELH; encoded by the exons ATGTCAACCGGACCTGTCTCTCAAAGAGGAGCAACACACACTGG AATGGAGGGACAATCAAAgtacctgctgctgcaggtgtGGTGTGGCATGCTCACTGTGGCCATGCTGGTTATGGCTGCCCTTCTCATTTCAATCAAACCAAGGTCAACTGAG GAAGAAGTCTCAACACCGAAGCCAGTCAATGTCATCCCAACAG TCAACAGTATTGTGGCTCCCTTACAGTCAATAG CTCTGGGGAAACCCTCTTGGCAAAGCCCAACCCCCGGATGTCCCTCCTGCTCCCTGGACCTGCGCAACAACTCCATCCACTGCAGCAAGAGCAGCCTCTACTTCATCTACGCCCAGGTCGCCTTCAGCAACCTTGAGAAAAGTCACACCAAGTCGGTGATTTTGAAAAAGAATCAAACATTTGGGAGAGCCCTTAAGATCCTGGTGGAGGGGACCTTCCCACCCACAACAAAGGGCTCTGTGTGGGTGGCCAGTGTTGTCAGCCTCTCAGACGGAGACACTGTCAGCTTAGACATCAAGGGTGATTTTCTAACACACAGTTGGTCCACATTCTGGGGCGCCTATGAGCTTCATTAG
- the tnfb gene encoding tumor necrosis factor b (TNF superfamily, member 2), giving the protein MVAYTTAPGDVEMGFDQRMVVLVEKKSSTGPMWKVAVALFIVALCLGGVLLLAWYWTGKTDLMTQSGHTEALIKNDTAEKTDPHTTLRQISSKAKAAIHLEGSCEEDSEGLQGQLEWRSGQGQAFAQGGFRVENNRIVIPHTGLYFVYSQASFRVSCSDGEEEEAGRRHAPLSHRIWRYSDSLGRKASLMNAVRSACQNTAQEESYRDGQGWYNAIYLGAVFQLHKGDQVWTETNQLSELETEDGRTFFGVFAL; this is encoded by the exons ATGGTGGCCTACACAACAGCACCAGGTGACGTGGAGATGGGCTTTGACCAGaggatggtggtgttggtggaaaAGAAGTCCTCCACAGGGCCCATGTGGAAGGTGGCCGTGGCCCTTTTCATCGTGGCCCTTTGCCTGGGGGGAGTCCTGCTGCTGGCTTGGTACTGGACTGGAAAGACCGACTTAATG ACACAATCAGGCCACACAGAAGCTCTAATCAAGAATGACACTGCTGAGAAAACAG atCCCCACACCACGTTGAGGCAGATCAGCAGCAAAGCCAAGGCAGCCATCCATTTAGAAG GGAGCTGCGAAGAAGACAGCGAGGGGTTGCAAGGCCAGCTGGAGTGGAGAAGCGGTCAAGGCCAGGCGTTCGCTCAGGGCGGCTTCCGAGTGGAGAACAACCGGATCGTCATCCCACACACCGGCCTCTACTTCGTCTACAGCCAGGCGTCGTTCAGAGTGTCCTGCAGCgatggcgaggaggaggaggcgggccGGCGCCACGCGCCTCTCAGCCACAGGATCTGGCGCTACTCGGACTCCCTCGGCAGGAAAGCCTCGCTGATGAACGCGGTGAGGTCGGCGTGTCAAAACACTGCCCAGGAGGAGAGCTACCGAGACGGACAGGGCTGGTACAACGCCATTTACCTGGGCGCAGTGTTTCAGCTGCACAAAGGAGACCAAGTGTGGACGGAAACCAACCAGCTATCGGAGCTGGAGACCGAGGATGGCCGGACCTTCTTCGGCGTGTTTGCACTTTGA